One Paracoccaceae bacterium genomic region harbors:
- a CDS encoding helix-turn-helix domain-containing protein, with amino-acid sequence MSRDAEIHDRLAAALLAARRARGLSLDAVARLSGVSRSMVSQIERGESSPTVATLWNLTQALGVDFAGLVTPREGPAITVTRAGDAPVIEGRGQGCRIRILSPPEAVGRHEVYDLSFAVGGALESRAHGPGCREHLTVIEGALAVQSGTESARLGPGDSARYPADRDHAIRAEDGAARAILIVQEGG; translated from the coding sequence ATGTCCCGCGATGCCGAGATCCATGACCGTCTGGCCGCCGCGCTTCTGGCCGCGCGGCGGGCGCGCGGCCTGAGCCTTGATGCCGTGGCGCGGCTGTCGGGGGTCAGCCGGTCGATGGTCAGCCAGATCGAGCGCGGCGAATCCTCGCCCACGGTGGCGACGCTGTGGAACCTGACGCAGGCGCTGGGGGTCGATTTCGCGGGGTTGGTGACGCCGCGCGAGGGGCCGGCCATCACCGTGACGCGGGCCGGCGATGCCCCGGTGATCGAGGGGCGGGGCCAGGGCTGCCGCATCCGCATCCTGTCGCCGCCCGAGGCCGTGGGGCGGCACGAGGTCTATGATCTGTCCTTCGCGGTCGGGGGCGCGCTCGAATCCCGGGCGCATGGCCCGGGCTGCCGCGAGCATCTGACGGTGATCGAGGGCGCGCTGGCGGTGCAGTCGGGCACCGAGTCGGCGCGGCTGGGCCCCGGGGACAGCGCGCGCTATCCCGCCGACCGCGACCATGCGATCCGCGCCGAGGACGGCGCGGCGCGGGCCATCCTGATCGTGCAGGAGGGCGGATAG
- the kbl gene encoding glycine C-acetyltransferase — protein sequence MTDAAAFLDHLRATLDGIAAEGLMKQERAMRGPQGTHVVMDGRPMLNLCANNYLGLADDPRLIAAAGAAMAGEGFGLASVRFICGTQGLHRQLEARLAGFLGTDDAILFAACFDANGGLFEPLLGPDDAVISDALNHASIIDGIRLCKARRYRYANADMQALEDALRTARAEGARFVMVATDGVFSMDGHLAPLGEIRALCDRYGALLMVDDCHATGFMGPAGRGTPAHWAVRADILTGTLGKALGGALGGYVAGPQPVIDLLRQRARPYLFSNALPPAVTGAALAALDIVEAADDLRSALFANAARWRAGLSAAGFDLLPGEHPIVPVMTHDARAAQAMAEALASRGVHVAGFFFPVVPKGQARIRTQMNARLTAEDLDFALAAFAAAGREAGVI from the coding sequence ATGACGGATGCTGCCGCCTTTCTCGACCATCTGCGCGCCACGCTCGACGGGATCGCCGCCGAGGGGCTGATGAAGCAGGAGCGCGCGATGCGCGGGCCGCAGGGCACGCATGTGGTCATGGACGGCCGGCCCATGCTGAACCTCTGCGCCAACAACTATCTGGGACTTGCCGACGACCCGCGGCTGATCGCGGCGGCCGGGGCGGCAATGGCGGGCGAGGGATTCGGCCTGGCGTCGGTGCGCTTCATCTGCGGCACGCAGGGGCTGCACCGGCAGCTTGAGGCGCGGCTGGCAGGATTTCTGGGGACCGACGACGCGATCCTGTTCGCGGCCTGCTTCGACGCGAACGGCGGGCTGTTCGAACCCTTGCTGGGGCCGGATGACGCGGTGATTTCCGATGCGCTGAACCATGCCTCGATCATCGACGGCATCCGGCTGTGCAAGGCGCGGCGCTATCGCTACGCCAATGCCGACATGCAGGCGCTGGAAGATGCGCTGCGGACGGCGCGCGCCGAGGGGGCACGCTTTGTCATGGTGGCGACGGATGGCGTGTTCTCGATGGACGGCCACCTTGCGCCGCTGGGCGAGATCCGCGCGCTTTGCGACCGGTATGGCGCGCTGCTGATGGTGGACGACTGCCACGCCACAGGCTTCATGGGCCCGGCGGGGCGCGGCACGCCTGCGCATTGGGCGGTGCGGGCAGACATCCTGACCGGGACGCTGGGCAAGGCGCTCGGCGGGGCCCTGGGGGGCTATGTCGCGGGGCCGCAGCCGGTGATCGACCTGCTGCGCCAGCGGGCGCGGCCCTATCTGTTCTCGAACGCGCTGCCGCCTGCGGTGACCGGTGCCGCGCTGGCCGCGCTGGATATCGTCGAGGCGGCCGATGACCTGCGGTCCGCCCTGTTTGCCAACGCGGCGCGTTGGCGGGCGGGGCTGTCGGCGGCGGGTTTCGACCTGTTGCCGGGCGAACATCCGATCGTGCCGGTGATGACGCATGACGCCCGCGCGGCCCAGGCGATGGCCGAGGCGCTGGCGTCGCGGGGAGTGCATGTTGCGGGGTTCTTCTTTCCGGTGGTGCCGAAGGGGCAGGCCCGCATCCGCACGCAGATGAACGCGCGGCTGACGGCCGAGGATCTGGATTTTGCCCTGGCGGCCTTTGCCGCGGCCGGGCGCGAGGCGGGAGTGATCTGA
- a CDS encoding (2Fe-2S)-binding protein, giving the protein MIVCHCMSVTDHEIRAAVAWMRASDPATLITPGKVYRALGKRADCGGCLPLFLDTLRSADGFAVPRLRDPVSYQASARNEDEGRSEGHRLLERGAAV; this is encoded by the coding sequence ATGATTGTCTGCCACTGCATGTCCGTCACGGATCACGAAATCCGCGCAGCCGTCGCCTGGATGCGGGCCTCGGACCCCGCGACCCTCATCACCCCGGGCAAGGTCTATCGCGCACTGGGCAAGCGGGCCGATTGCGGGGGATGCTTGCCTCTGTTCCTCGATACGCTACGCTCGGCCGACGGGTTCGCCGTGCCACGGCTGCGCGACCCCGTATCCTACCAAGCCAGTGCGAGGAATGAAGATGAAGGGCGATCCGAAGGTCATCGACTACTTGAACGCGGCGCTGCGGTCTGA
- the bfr gene encoding bacterioferritin: MKGDPKVIDYLNAALRSELTAVSQYWLHFRLQEDWGYGRLAAKSRSESIEEMHHADKLIARIIFLEGHPNLQKLDPLRIGQTLRETLECDLAAEHEARTLYIEARRHCDAVADFVTRGLFDDLIADEEGHIDFLETQIGLFDRLGAEKYGQLNALPADKAE, from the coding sequence ATGAAGGGCGATCCGAAGGTCATCGACTACTTGAACGCGGCGCTGCGGTCTGAGCTGACGGCCGTCAGCCAGTACTGGCTGCATTTCCGCCTGCAGGAAGATTGGGGCTATGGCAGGCTCGCGGCCAAGTCGCGTTCCGAAAGCATTGAGGAGATGCACCATGCCGACAAGCTGATCGCACGGATCATCTTTCTGGAAGGCCATCCGAACCTTCAGAAGCTCGACCCGCTGCGCATCGGCCAGACCCTGCGCGAAACGCTGGAATGCGACCTTGCGGCCGAACACGAGGCGCGCACGCTGTATATCGAGGCGCGGCGGCATTGCGACGCCGTGGCCGATTTCGTGACGCGGGGCCTGTTCGACGACCTGATCGCCGACGAGGAAGGCCATATCGACTTTCTGGAAACCCAGATCGGCCTGTTCGACCGGCTGGGCGCCGAGAAGTACGGGCAGTTGAACGCCCTGCCTGCCGACAAGGCGGAATAG
- a CDS encoding two-component sensor histidine kinase, whose amino-acid sequence MDSQLTAALLEGVPLPLVIIGRDERIVAANAPARDLFGPGTVGRHYILAMRQPTLLDVIEGTLRHGQRGEARMVMTGPSAETTWAVTVSPVTGEGRAGVLCAFRDITEAVQIGQMRRDFVANVSHELRTPLTALLGFIETLRGAARDDPAARDRFLGIMEREAGRMNRLVRDLLSLSRVEAEERVRPSERVDVAAIAASVVTTLRPMADSMGLTLHLTGAAEPAMVMADPDQITQVLHNLLENAVKYGGSGGRVEVRLTHEEREPSLRSPALRIEVQDWGEGIDPIHLPRLTERFYRVDSHRSREKGGTGLGLAIVKHIVNRHRGRFRIDSTPGEGSTFTVLLPQA is encoded by the coding sequence ATGGATTCGCAGCTTACTGCCGCCCTTTTGGAAGGCGTTCCGCTGCCGCTGGTGATCATCGGGCGCGACGAACGGATCGTCGCGGCCAATGCGCCCGCCCGTGACCTGTTCGGCCCGGGCACGGTCGGCCGCCACTACATCCTGGCGATGCGCCAGCCCACGCTTCTGGACGTGATCGAGGGCACGCTGCGGCACGGCCAGCGCGGCGAGGCGCGGATGGTGATGACCGGCCCGTCTGCCGAAACGACATGGGCGGTCACCGTCAGCCCGGTAACGGGCGAGGGGCGTGCGGGCGTCCTCTGCGCCTTCCGCGACATCACCGAGGCGGTGCAGATCGGCCAGATGCGGCGCGATTTCGTGGCCAATGTCAGCCACGAGTTGCGCACGCCGCTGACCGCGCTTCTGGGTTTCATCGAAACGCTCAGGGGTGCCGCCCGGGATGATCCGGCGGCGCGCGACCGGTTCCTGGGGATCATGGAGCGCGAGGCCGGCCGGATGAACCGGCTGGTGCGCGACCTGCTGTCGCTCAGCCGGGTCGAGGCTGAGGAGCGGGTCCGCCCCAGCGAACGGGTGGACGTGGCCGCCATCGCGGCCTCGGTCGTGACCACGCTGCGGCCGATGGCCGATTCGATGGGCCTGACGCTGCACCTGACCGGCGCGGCGGAACCCGCGATGGTGATGGCGGACCCCGACCAGATCACGCAGGTCCTGCACAACCTGCTGGAAAACGCAGTGAAATACGGCGGATCGGGCGGCCGGGTCGAGGTGCGGCTGACACATGAGGAACGCGAACCGTCGTTGCGCAGCCCGGCGCTGCGGATCGAGGTGCAGGACTGGGGCGAGGGGATCGACCCGATCCACCTGCCCCGCCTCACCGAGCGCTTCTACCGGGTGGACAGCCACCGAAGCCGCGAGAAGGGCGGCACCGGGCTTGGCCTGGCCATCGTCAAGCACATCGTCAACCGCCACCGAGGCCGCTTCCGCATCGACAGCACACCGGGCGAGGGCAGCACCTTCACGGTCCTGCTGCCCCAGGCCTGA
- the tdh gene encoding L-threonine 3-dehydrogenase, which translates to MRALVKARGEPGLWAEDRPVPEIGPDDVLIRVRKTGICGTDVHIWNWDDWAQRTVPVPLVTGHEFAGEIVGLGRNVTDLAIGQRCSGEGHLIGRHSRQSRSGRFHLDPETRGIGVNEPGAFAEYLRLPAFNVVPLPDAIDDEIGAILDPLGNAVHTALSFDLVGEDVLITGAGPIGIMAAAVARHVGARHVVITDVNTDRLSLAATVADVTPVNVATEDLRDVIPRLKMAQGFDVGMEMSGSQAALDQMVEAMVMGGRIAMLGIPPGKSPVDWSRIVFKAITIKGVYGREIFETWYKMIAMLENGLDIRRVITHRFPADRFEEGFAAMRSGRSGKVVLDWG; encoded by the coding sequence ATGCGGGCACTGGTGAAGGCGCGGGGCGAACCGGGGCTTTGGGCCGAGGACCGGCCGGTTCCCGAGATCGGCCCCGACGACGTGCTGATCCGGGTGCGGAAGACCGGCATCTGCGGCACCGACGTGCATATCTGGAACTGGGACGACTGGGCGCAGCGCACGGTGCCGGTGCCGCTTGTCACCGGCCATGAATTCGCGGGCGAGATCGTCGGACTTGGGCGCAACGTCACCGACCTTGCCATCGGGCAGCGATGCTCGGGCGAGGGGCACCTGATCGGGCGGCACAGCCGCCAGAGCCGGTCGGGCCGCTTCCACCTTGATCCCGAGACGCGGGGGATCGGCGTGAATGAACCGGGCGCCTTTGCCGAATACCTGCGGCTTCCGGCCTTCAACGTGGTGCCGCTGCCCGACGCGATCGACGACGAGATCGGCGCGATCCTCGACCCGCTGGGCAATGCCGTCCACACGGCGCTGAGCTTCGACCTGGTGGGCGAGGATGTGCTGATCACCGGGGCCGGTCCGATCGGCATCATGGCCGCGGCGGTGGCGCGGCATGTCGGTGCGCGGCATGTGGTGATCACCGACGTGAACACGGACCGGCTGTCGCTGGCGGCCACGGTGGCCGACGTGACCCCCGTGAACGTGGCCACGGAGGACCTGCGCGATGTCATCCCCCGGCTGAAGATGGCGCAGGGCTTCGACGTGGGCATGGAGATGTCGGGCAGCCAGGCCGCGCTGGACCAGATGGTCGAGGCGATGGTGATGGGGGGCCGCATCGCCATGCTGGGCATCCCGCCGGGCAAGTCGCCGGTGGACTGGAGCCGCATCGTGTTCAAGGCGATCACCATCAAGGGCGTCTATGGCCGCGAGATCTTCGAGACCTGGTACAAGATGATCGCGATGCTGGAGAACGGCCTGGATATCCGCCGGGTGATCACCCACCGCTTCCCCGCCGATCGGTTCGAGGAGGGGTTCGCCGCCATGCGGTCGGGACGGTCGGGCAAGGTGGTGCTGGACTGGGGCTGA
- a CDS encoding nucleoside hydrolase, whose product MAPRKIIIDTDPGQDDAVAILLALASPAEVDVLGVVAVAGNVPLRLTARNARIICELAGRRDIPVHAGCDAPLKRKLVTAEHVHGKTGLDGPQLPDPTMPLQPEHGVDFIIRTLREHPSGTVTLCPLGPLTNIATAFRRAPDIVGRVQQVVLMGGAYFEVGNITPAAEFNIFVDPEAADIVFRSGVPLVVMPLDVTHKALTSREWVEGMRGLGSEPGRMVAEWTDFFERFDVAKYGSQGAPLHDPTVIAYLIRPGLFTGRHINVEIETTSELTLGMTVADWWGVTRRHANALFMGGIDAPGFFALLNERIARL is encoded by the coding sequence ATGGCGCCGCGCAAGATCATCATCGACACCGACCCGGGGCAGGATGACGCCGTGGCGATCCTGCTGGCGCTCGCCAGTCCGGCCGAGGTCGATGTCCTGGGCGTGGTCGCCGTGGCCGGCAACGTGCCGCTGCGCCTGACCGCGCGGAATGCCCGGATCATCTGCGAACTCGCGGGGCGCAGGGACATTCCGGTCCATGCCGGCTGCGACGCGCCGCTGAAGCGCAAGCTTGTCACCGCCGAGCATGTGCATGGCAAGACCGGCCTCGACGGCCCGCAACTGCCCGACCCGACGATGCCGCTTCAGCCTGAACATGGCGTGGACTTCATCATCCGCACGCTGCGCGAACACCCGTCCGGCACCGTCACCCTCTGCCCCCTCGGACCGCTGACGAACATCGCCACGGCCTTCCGGCGGGCGCCCGACATCGTCGGCCGGGTGCAGCAGGTCGTGCTGATGGGCGGGGCCTATTTCGAGGTTGGAAACATCACCCCCGCCGCCGAGTTCAACATCTTCGTCGACCCCGAGGCGGCCGATATCGTGTTCCGGTCCGGCGTGCCGCTGGTCGTCATGCCGCTGGACGTGACGCACAAGGCGCTGACCTCGCGCGAATGGGTCGAGGGGATGCGCGGCCTGGGCAGCGAGCCCGGCCGGATGGTCGCCGAGTGGACGGATTTCTTCGAACGCTTCGACGTCGCGAAATACGGCAGCCAGGGTGCCCCCCTGCATGATCCCACGGTGATCGCGTATCTGATACGCCCCGGCCTTTTCACCGGCCGCCACATCAATGTCGAGATCGAGACCACCTCGGAGCTGACGCTGGGAATGACGGTGGCGGACTGGTGGGGCGTCACGCGGCGCCACGCGAACGCGCTGTTCATGGGCGGCATCGACGCACCGGGGTTCTTTGCCCTGCTGAACGAGCGGATCGCGCGGCTGTGA